The Thermodesulfobacteriota bacterium genome includes a region encoding these proteins:
- a CDS encoding NAD(P)H-dependent oxidoreductase yields the protein MDTNRPLFIPVILGTPRQGRMSENVAQFMVEEVAKREGVETELIDVRNIPLPTTGAGEDIKDPKFSASMMRADALVIVSPEYNHGYPGLLKHALDTNLKEYIHKAVGICGVSAGPFGGTRVIQGLLPVMRELGLVTIFWDVNFSSVQNAFDSSGKLLDQAYIKRADKFLKELIWMAKVLKYGRENVALE from the coding sequence ATGGATACAAACCGACCACTTTTTATACCCGTAATTCTCGGGACGCCGCGGCAGGGGCGTATGAGTGAAAATGTAGCCCAGTTTATGGTGGAGGAGGTTGCAAAGAGAGAGGGTGTAGAAACTGAATTGATTGACGTAAGGAATATACCTTTGCCGACGACGGGCGCCGGAGAGGATATAAAGGACCCCAAGTTCTCCGCTTCTATGATGCGGGCGGATGCCCTGGTCATAGTTTCACCGGAATATAATCATGGCTATCCGGGACTGCTCAAACACGCGCTCGATACGAACCTGAAAGAGTATATTCACAAAGCGGTCGGGATCTGCGGGGTCTCTGCGGGTCCCTTTGGCGGCACGCGGGTGATACAAGGCCTGCTGCCGGTGATGAGGGAGCTGGGATTGGTGACTATATTCTGGGATGTCAATTTCTCCAGTGTGCAAAATGCCTTTGACTCATCCGGCAAGCTCCTCGACCAAGCTTATATAAAGCGCGCAGATAAGTTTCTCAAGGAACTCATATGGATGGCAAAGGTTTTGAAATATGGAAGGGAAAACGTGGCCCTGGAATAA
- a CDS encoding thiamine-binding protein, with protein sequence MSTMQIAVFPWDMERSLGLGDFIMSFILLSKERGVKCSPTSTGAIIEGDREILLEILDELNNTSFSKVARKVAITVNFDENAEKSLLQTKDRFLDEDSVNLHISESKNNKEKSDKRMLHDMVVKRLERYINDDEEFLG encoded by the coding sequence ATGAGTACGATGCAAATAGCGGTTTTTCCCTGGGATATGGAAAGGAGCCTCGGATTGGGTGATTTTATAATGTCGTTCATACTTCTCTCAAAAGAGCGAGGGGTTAAATGTAGTCCCACGTCGACTGGAGCTATAATCGAAGGGGATAGGGAAATCCTTCTAGAAATTCTCGATGAACTAAATAACACCTCGTTCAGCAAAGTAGCTAGAAAAGTGGCGATCACTGTGAATTTTGACGAGAATGCCGAGAAGTCTTTACTGCAGACTAAAGATCGGTTCTTAGACGAGGATTCGGTAAATCTTCATATCTCCGAGAGTAAAAATAACAAGGAAAAATCCGACAAAAGGATGTTGCACGACATGGTGGTAAAGAGGCTGGAAAGATATATTAACGATGACGAGGAGTTTTTAGGATAG
- a CDS encoding VOC family protein, producing the protein MLESIDMKTQVRVNMEKEFVSTLRFIPSCTIFTICLLLLLGLWAQTSQTQQVSPSPVRVKTVDVIGMTVSDIDRAVDFYSNVLSFEKISDVEVWGTDYEHLQGIFGLRMRVVRMGLGDEFIELTEYITPKGRPIPADFRSNDRWFQHIAIVVSDMDKAYQHLRKHKVQHASTAPQRIPDWNTAAAGIRAFYFRDPDGHHLEVIYFPTGKGNPKWQGRGDKLFLGIDHTAIVVGDTETSLKFYRDSLGMKVSGESENYGTEQEHLNNVFGARLRITAIKSPSGPGIEFLEYLTPRDGRPYPLDARANDLIHWQTTLIVDDAEEAAKGLLGKGYVFISPGAVPVPETKLGFKKGFLVRDPDGHVMNVVEK; encoded by the coding sequence ATGCTTGAATCAATTGACATGAAAACCCAAGTGCGTGTAAATATGGAAAAAGAGTTTGTATCAACACTCCGCTTCATACCTTCATGTACCATCTTTACAATCTGCCTCTTGCTACTCCTAGGCTTATGGGCACAAACATCCCAGACCCAGCAAGTTTCTCCCTCGCCAGTTCGAGTTAAAACAGTCGACGTTATCGGTATGACCGTTTCCGACATCGATCGCGCTGTTGATTTCTATTCGAATGTCCTATCCTTCGAGAAGATATCGGATGTAGAGGTTTGGGGAACGGACTATGAGCATCTTCAGGGAATCTTCGGACTGCGGATGAGGGTGGTTCGCATGGGACTCGGTGATGAATTCATTGAGTTGACCGAATATATCACCCCTAAGGGTAGGCCGATTCCCGCTGACTTTCGCTCCAACGACCGCTGGTTTCAGCACATTGCCATAGTGGTCAGCGACATGGATAAAGCCTACCAGCATCTTCGTAAACACAAGGTGCAGCATGCCTCCACCGCTCCCCAGCGCATCCCGGATTGGAATACGGCCGCAGCGGGGATAAGGGCTTTTTATTTCCGGGACCCGGACGGGCATCATCTGGAGGTAATTTATTTTCCGACGGGTAAGGGCAATCCTAAGTGGCAGGGTCGGGGAGATAAACTGTTTCTGGGAATAGATCATACGGCGATTGTAGTAGGCGATACGGAGACCAGCCTCAAGTTCTATCGGGACTCATTGGGGATGAAAGTCTCCGGTGAGAGTGAAAACTACGGGACCGAGCAGGAACATCTGAACAACGTATTTGGGGCGCGTCTGCGCATCACGGCTATCAAGTCTCCATCAGGTCCTGGAATCGAATTTTTGGAATACTTAACGCCGAGAGATGGCCGTCCATATCCGTTAGATGCGCGAGCGAACGACCTTATACACTGGCAAACGACTCTCATAGTTGACGATGCAGAAGAGGCTGCCAAGGGATTATTGGGAAAGGGTTACGTATTTATCTCTCCTGGAGCCGTTCCAGTCCCCGAGACGAAGCTTGGATTTAAGAAAGGTTTCCTGGTTCGCGACCCGGACGGACATGTGATGAATGTGGTAGAGAAGTAA
- a CDS encoding DM13 domain-containing protein, with protein MKRSTLIILALIVIGVAWYLFRPERILINQTVNEEFPAGTSAESVKSGDSATVLVSGNFHGVAHETKGVATIYELPGGKKVLRFSEFETSNGPDVQVYLVAADDANDSETVTNAGFIHIGALKGNIGDQNYDLPADVNLDKYKAVTVWCRRFGVNFGTAPLTPHQGMSSRVN; from the coding sequence ATGAAACGATCGACTTTAATAATACTGGCTTTAATAGTAATTGGAGTGGCCTGGTATCTCTTTCGTCCGGAGCGGATTTTAATCAATCAGACCGTAAACGAAGAGTTTCCGGCGGGTACTTCGGCAGAGAGTGTTAAATCGGGTGACTCAGCTACGGTATTGGTCAGCGGCAACTTCCATGGTGTAGCGCACGAGACGAAGGGCGTTGCCACCATATACGAACTGCCCGGTGGAAAGAAGGTATTAAGATTCAGCGAGTTTGAGACTTCAAACGGCCCGGATGTCCAGGTTTATCTGGTAGCCGCCGATGACGCCAACGACAGCGAGACGGTGACCAATGCCGGGTTTATCCACATAGGCGCGCTCAAGGGCAACATAGGGGATCAAAACTACGATTTGCCAGCGGATGTTAACCTTGATAAATACAAGGCGGTTACAGTTTGGTGCCGCCGTTTCGGTGTCAACTTCGGCACTGCACCCCTAACTCCTCATCAGGGTATGAGTTCAAGAGTAAATTGA
- a CDS encoding GMC family oxidoreductase — MPDEKQFDVIIIGTGAGGGTLAHALAPSGKRILLLERGDYVPREKDNWDPRAVNVDGKYQTKEVWRDKDGKPLHPHTNYYVGGNTKFYGAALFRLRKEDFGEIPHYGGISPAWPISYEDLEPYYTKAEQLYHVHGERGVDPTEPPASTPYFYPPVSHEPRIQQLSDDWESLGHKPFHTPLGVMLDEKNIHKSRCIRCNTCDGFPCLVHAKSDAQVLCVDPALENPNVTLLTNAFVHRLETSASGCEVTKVQVKRDGVNETYSADIVVVSCGAINSAALLLRSANDKHPNGLANSSDVVGRHYMGHINSVLMALSKCPNPTIFQKTLSLNDFYFGSKEWEYPMGHISFVGKLDAITLKAGAPALAPGWTLELMATHSLDFWLTSEDLPDPDNRVTLDKEGNIVLSYKPNNEEGHKRLIEKLKDLMKQQRKCSVHGHECHQGLFARNLFIGQRIPLAGVAHQNGTIRFGKDPKTSALDPNCKAHDVDNLYVVDASFFPSCGAVNPGLTIMANALRVGDHLLERLG; from the coding sequence ATGCCTGACGAGAAACAATTTGACGTAATCATAATCGGGACAGGAGCGGGGGGAGGGACCCTCGCTCATGCCCTGGCGCCATCGGGTAAGCGCATACTACTCCTTGAGCGCGGCGATTATGTCCCCCGGGAGAAAGACAACTGGGACCCTCGTGCTGTCAATGTCGACGGCAAATACCAGACCAAGGAGGTCTGGCGTGATAAAGACGGCAAGCCGCTTCATCCCCACACCAACTATTACGTAGGCGGCAATACTAAATTTTACGGTGCGGCGCTCTTTCGTCTTCGTAAGGAGGACTTCGGCGAAATTCCACATTACGGAGGCATCTCCCCAGCCTGGCCCATTAGCTACGAAGACCTGGAGCCTTATTACACTAAAGCGGAGCAGTTATACCATGTGCACGGGGAAAGAGGGGTTGACCCGACGGAGCCGCCTGCAAGCACACCTTACTTCTACCCCCCGGTGAGTCATGAGCCCCGTATTCAGCAATTGAGCGACGACTGGGAGAGCCTAGGCCATAAGCCTTTTCACACACCCCTTGGAGTAATGCTTGACGAAAAGAACATACACAAGAGCCGCTGCATACGTTGCAACACCTGTGACGGCTTCCCCTGCCTGGTACATGCAAAGTCTGATGCCCAGGTGCTCTGCGTTGACCCTGCTCTTGAGAATCCTAATGTTACACTGCTTACGAACGCCTTTGTCCACCGTCTTGAGACCAGTGCTTCCGGTTGCGAGGTGACTAAGGTGCAAGTCAAGCGTGACGGTGTGAATGAAACCTACTCTGCAGATATTGTGGTCGTTTCTTGCGGCGCCATAAACTCGGCCGCACTGCTCCTGCGCTCGGCCAACGACAAGCATCCGAACGGCTTGGCAAACAGCTCGGACGTCGTGGGAAGGCATTACATGGGCCATATCAATTCGGTGCTCATGGCATTATCCAAGTGCCCTAACCCTACTATCTTTCAGAAGACGCTCTCACTGAACGATTTCTATTTCGGTTCTAAAGAATGGGAATATCCAATGGGCCATATCTCCTTTGTCGGAAAGCTCGATGCAATAACACTAAAGGCCGGAGCACCGGCTCTAGCGCCGGGCTGGACACTCGAGCTGATGGCTACCCACTCGCTCGACTTCTGGCTTACATCCGAAGACCTGCCGGACCCGGATAATCGCGTCACACTAGATAAGGAGGGGAACATCGTTCTTTCATACAAACCTAACAACGAAGAAGGGCATAAGCGCCTGATAGAGAAGCTCAAGGACTTGATGAAGCAGCAGAGAAAGTGCTCGGTTCACGGGCACGAATGTCACCAGGGATTGTTCGCACGAAACCTTTTCATCGGCCAGAGGATTCCCCTGGCCGGCGTGGCGCATCAGAACGGAACCATAAGGTTTGGCAAAGACCCGAAGACCTCGGCTCTAGACCCTAACTGCAAGGCTCATGATGTGGATAATCTCTACGTGGTAGACGCCAGTTTTTTCCCCTCGTGCGGGGCGGTCAACCCGGGCTTGACCATAATGGCGAATGCGCTACGCGTCGGCGATCATCTTCTGGAGAGATTGGGATAA
- a CDS encoding spondin domain-containing protein: MRDFTQLYIVTALLWFFMVLNALAAETTTFKVQIENISSPDGQTASDGSKWPFALSPGIWVVHGKDVRLFTTDKKDTGMGLEAQAEDGNPAMLAKSLGGQEGVMFFGVFNTPVGADKPGPITPGGSYVFTFPATPGARLSFALMFGQSNDLFYSPKEEGIKLFNEDGTPASGDITSKIILWDAGTEVNQEPGIGPDQAPRQNAPNTGTSEGKTVRAIKDVKDGFAYPKVKDVMRVTITPVSVPVQ; the protein is encoded by the coding sequence ATGAGAGATTTTACCCAGCTTTATATCGTGACCGCCTTGCTGTGGTTCTTCATGGTGTTGAATGCCCTGGCAGCGGAAACCACTACCTTTAAAGTGCAAATTGAGAACATATCCAGTCCAGATGGACAGACGGCATCCGACGGCAGTAAATGGCCTTTTGCACTGTCTCCCGGTATCTGGGTGGTGCACGGTAAGGATGTAAGGCTCTTTACCACCGACAAGAAAGATACCGGTATGGGCCTCGAGGCTCAGGCTGAAGACGGCAACCCGGCGATGCTGGCAAAATCGCTAGGAGGACAGGAGGGTGTGATGTTCTTCGGCGTATTTAACACCCCAGTTGGGGCGGACAAACCAGGCCCAATCACCCCGGGCGGGTCATACGTATTCACCTTTCCAGCAACACCGGGAGCAAGGTTGTCTTTTGCATTAATGTTTGGGCAATCAAACGACCTATTCTACTCGCCGAAGGAAGAGGGCATTAAGCTCTTCAACGAAGACGGCACGCCGGCCAGTGGAGATATCACCTCTAAGATTATTCTCTGGGATGCCGGTACAGAGGTAAACCAGGAGCCGGGTATTGGCCCTGACCAAGCACCGCGCCAGAATGCTCCTAACACCGGCACAAGCGAGGGCAAAACCGTTCGCGCTATAAAAGACGTAAAAGACGGCTTTGCTTATCCAAAAGTAAAAGACGTAATGCGGGTGACCATTACCCCGGTCAGTGTCCCGGTGCAGTGA